The genomic interval GTCCAGGTTCGTGTCCGCGTTCTTCGGCTCCAGCAGCCATCCCATGTGTGACTTCCAGAAGCCATGCACCGGGGAGTGGACATCCTCCTCCGTGTCCGTGTGCCGGTGATGCGCCCGGTGGTGCGCCGCCCACCACAGCACACCGCGCTGCCCGGACGAGGAACCCAGCACCGCAATCAAGAACTGAAACACCCGGCTCGTCTTGAAGGACCGATGTGAAAAATAGCGGTGGTAACCCGCCTCCACGCCCAGGATGCGGGGGAAGTAGCTGATGGCCGCCAACGCGACGAGCTCCCACCGGAAGGGAACGAAGAACACCGCGAGCGCACCAACATGTAAGAGAATGAGGCGAATCCGAATCACCCACATCGGTTCAGCCTTCTGCACGCCATATTTCGACATACACGCTCCAGGAGTGAGCACCTCACGATGAGTTGGGAGGGACGCAAAGAATAACAAACATCAATACACGCCCAGGATGAAATCGCTCCATCCTTTCGCCACCCCACACCCTCGAATCCCTGACAACACGCGCGCCCCCGCGCGGTGTCGTCTCACGCCCTTCGTCCGTGGAGGGTGGCCTCCGGCAGAAGCCCAGGCCCGCCGCGGACGCCTGAGCGGCGCACGGCCCTTCCGGGTGTAACCCACCCATCCCGACTGTAACGGCCCCCATCACGGTCCCCCGCGACACAGCCCCGAGGTTCCGGGGGCTTGCGCGGACCTACGACTGGCCTCGCGGTTGCTTATGGCCCACGGCGGAGGACCAACGCGTTCGCGCGGAGGCCCTCCGTGAAGGCATTCAGGCAGCCAGGGGGCAGGTGCCGCACCCGGGCTGTAAGAGGCGATGGACTGCTGCGTGAACCCCGGTGAACGACAGCGCCCGGAGCCGACCGAACGGACGCTGGAGGAGATGTCACCGTGAGCTTGCGCCGGGATGTGGTGGGAGGACTGGCCGTGGTGGGCGCGCTGACGCTCATCCTCGCCGTGGGTGGGGGGCTGTATGGACTGAGTCTGTTGCGCCACGGGTTCTCCGCCCGGGAGGCGCCCTCCGCGCTGGAGGCCCGCGTGGCTCGCGCGGCACGTGGCTTCAGCATGCCCTCGGGGGCGAGGGAGCAGAAGAATCCGCTGGAGCCCCTTCCAGCGAAGACGCTCTCCGAGGCGAGAGCACACTGGGCGGACCACTGCGCCGTCTGCCACGCGGCGGATGGCAGCGGGCAGACGCCCATCGGACAAGGGATCTACCCACCCGCGCCGGACATGCGCGCCGCCGCGACGCAGACGCTGAGCGATGGCGAGCTGTATTGGATCATCCAGAACGGCATCCGCCTGACGGGCATGCCCGCGTGGGGGCAGCTCCACGACGGCGCGGGCAACCGGGACAGCTGGGCGCTCGTCTCGCTCATCCGCACGCTTCCCGCGCTCAGCCCGGAGGCGCTCGATGAAATCAAGGCTGGCCTTCCCCTCTCACAGCACGAGCTCAACGAACAACGCGCCGAGGACGCCTTCCTCGAAGGACCGTAGTCGCATCACAGGAGACCCATCATGAAGACCTCATTCGTTTCGTCCCGCTTCTCTCCCGCCGCACTGCTCGCCCTCACGCTCCTGGCTCCGGCCATGGCGCTCTCCCACGGCAAGGATGGCGTCCACGTCATGGGCACGGTGAAGGAGGTGAAGCAAGGCACGCTCGTGGTAGAGACCGGCGAGAAGAAGCAGGAAGACGTGATGACGGACGCCAGCACCCGTTATGAGAAGAGCGGCGCGGCCGTCACGGCGGTGGACCTCAAGGCGGGCGAGCGGGTGGTCGTCCACGGCATGAAGATGAAGAACGGTCAGGTGCATGCGCAGTTGGTGAAGTTCGGCAAGCCTCCCGCCAAGGGAGACGAGAAGCCGCAGGCGGGGGCGGATGGAGCGCAGCCCGCGCCCGCGTCGAACGGCCATGACCATGGGCACGCGGGACACTGAACCCACCCGCTGGAATGGCCGCTTGTTCATGGGCACCGGGGCCCTGGTCTACGGGGGCCCGGTGCGAGCCACCGCGCCACACGCCCACCATGCCTTCCAGGTGATGGTGAGCCTGGAGCAGCCGCTGCACCTCCAAGGCACGCGGCGAGATGGCGCGCTGGAGTGTCGGGCAGCGGTGATTCCTCCCGACGCCCTTCACGAAGTCACGGCGCCGAGTCCCTCGGTGCTGCTGCTCTACCTCGACCCGGATGGACTGGTGGGACGGCGCTTGCGCCGGGCGCTGGGGCACCTGGGCGCGGCCACGGACTGGATGCGCGCGGGACAACCCTTGTTGCCGATGGCGCCACGAGCCGCGCCTGGGACCTGGGCGGAAGCCCGGCACCTCGCCCAGGCCTTCATCGACGCCCTGGCCCACCCTGAGACACGTCCTCGAGTCATCCATCCCGCCGCGCAGCGCGCCGTCCGCTTCGTGGCGGAGAACCTGGAGGGAGACATCCGGCTGGGCGCCGTGGCTGAGCACGCGGAGATATCTCCTGGGCGGCTCACCCACTTGTTCCCCCTGCACGTGGGACTCCCGCTGCGTCCCTATGTCGCCTGGCTTCGCCTCCAGCGGGCCGTCACCCAGCTGCGTGACGGCGGCACGCTGACGGAGGCCGCACACCACGCGGGCTTCACGGATGGAGCACACCTCACCCGCATCTTCCGCCGCATGTTCGGTATCCGCCCCTCCGACGTCATGGGCCGCGCGGAGTGGGTGCTGCCCACAGCGAAGGACGATGGAGTCCTCGCGAAGTAGCCAGTTCATCCAATCCAGGAGGCTCGCGCGGAGGCGACGCTCCTGGGAATGCGCTCACACCCCGTCTCGACTCCAGCCGAGGTCTCATCCTCGAGCCCGTCGCT from Myxococcus stipitatus carries:
- a CDS encoding AraC family transcriptional regulator, with product MTMGTRDTEPTRWNGRLFMGTGALVYGGPVRATAPHAHHAFQVMVSLEQPLHLQGTRRDGALECRAAVIPPDALHEVTAPSPSVLLLYLDPDGLVGRRLRRALGHLGAATDWMRAGQPLLPMAPRAAPGTWAEARHLAQAFIDALAHPETRPRVIHPAAQRAVRFVAENLEGDIRLGAVAEHAEISPGRLTHLFPLHVGLPLRPYVAWLRLQRAVTQLRDGGTLTEAAHHAGFTDGAHLTRIFRRMFGIRPSDVMGRAEWVLPTAKDDGVLAK
- a CDS encoding cytochrome c → MSLRRDVVGGLAVVGALTLILAVGGGLYGLSLLRHGFSAREAPSALEARVARAARGFSMPSGAREQKNPLEPLPAKTLSEARAHWADHCAVCHAADGSGQTPIGQGIYPPAPDMRAAATQTLSDGELYWIIQNGIRLTGMPAWGQLHDGAGNRDSWALVSLIRTLPALSPEALDEIKAGLPLSQHELNEQRAEDAFLEGP
- a CDS encoding DUF5666 domain-containing protein; translated protein: MKTSFVSSRFSPAALLALTLLAPAMALSHGKDGVHVMGTVKEVKQGTLVVETGEKKQEDVMTDASTRYEKSGAAVTAVDLKAGERVVVHGMKMKNGQVHAQLVKFGKPPAKGDEKPQAGADGAQPAPASNGHDHGHAGH